The following coding sequences are from one Halorubrum sp. BOL3-1 window:
- the srp19 gene encoding signal recognition particle subunit SRP19 — protein MVENVVYPAYFDAELSRSEGRRVPTDLAVETPTVDEIAKAVQQVGYDAAVERDATYSREFDARGSVTVKGTEDTAKNDLVQAIAAYLGVLRE, from the coding sequence ATGGTCGAGAACGTCGTCTACCCCGCCTACTTCGACGCCGAGCTGTCGCGCTCGGAGGGGCGCCGCGTCCCGACGGATCTGGCGGTCGAAACGCCGACCGTCGACGAGATCGCGAAGGCCGTCCAGCAGGTCGGCTACGACGCCGCCGTCGAGCGCGACGCCACCTACTCCCGCGAGTTCGACGCCCGCGGTTCCGTGACGGTCAAAGGGACCGAGGACACCGCGAAAAACGACCTCGTTCAGGCGATCGCCGCGTACCTCGGCGTCCTGCGGGAGTAA
- a CDS encoding H/ACA ribonucleoprotein complex subunit GAR1 has product MRRVGTVVRTAGGLTIARGDPDADPPRIGASVVDESLSTVGRVVDVFGPVGHPYVAVTPGDGVGLADLVGGKLYAR; this is encoded by the coding sequence GTGCGGCGCGTCGGCACCGTCGTCCGTACCGCCGGAGGGCTGACGATCGCCCGCGGCGACCCCGACGCCGACCCGCCCCGAATCGGCGCGAGCGTTGTCGACGAGTCGCTCTCGACGGTCGGTCGCGTCGTCGACGTGTTCGGGCCGGTCGGACACCCCTACGTGGCGGTCACGCCCGGCGACGGCGTCGGGCTCGCGGACCTCGTCGGTGGAAAGCTGTACGCGCGGTAG